Proteins from a single region of Nocardiopsis dassonvillei subsp. dassonvillei DSM 43111:
- a CDS encoding GlxA family transcriptional regulator, with product MRIFSRPGRHHVAVLVRHGLLPIEAGIVHRLFGQARSADGELLYEVVTCALEPGEISTDTDFTINVAHGPEALDEADTVILPAADEDYGERPHAPLAPALAAAVARIPPNARVASICTGAFVLAAAGLLDGCRVTTHWKSAGYFRAMYPGIDLDPDVLYTDNGRVLTAAGVASGIDLGLHMIRLDHGAAVANEVARSTVVPPHRDGGQAQYIRRPVPAPERAATGRARAWALEHLHLQPGLREMALQEAVSVRTLTRRFRDEVGLSPGQWVARQRLDRARQLLEESDLPVDRVAHEAGFGTAASLRQHMHAELGVSPSAYRRTFRGAPDPA from the coding sequence ATGAGGATTTTCTCGCGGCCCGGCCGCCACCACGTGGCCGTCCTCGTCCGGCACGGCCTGCTGCCCATCGAGGCGGGCATCGTCCACCGCCTGTTCGGCCAGGCCCGGAGCGCCGACGGGGAGCTGCTCTACGAAGTCGTCACCTGCGCGCTGGAACCGGGGGAGATCAGCACCGACACCGACTTCACGATCAACGTGGCCCACGGACCGGAGGCCCTCGACGAGGCGGACACGGTGATCCTGCCCGCCGCCGACGAGGACTACGGCGAACGCCCGCACGCCCCCCTCGCGCCGGCTCTGGCCGCGGCCGTCGCGCGCATCCCGCCGAACGCGCGCGTGGCCTCGATCTGCACCGGCGCGTTCGTGCTCGCCGCGGCCGGGCTCCTGGACGGGTGCCGCGTGACCACCCACTGGAAGTCCGCGGGCTACTTCCGCGCCATGTACCCCGGCATCGACCTGGACCCGGACGTGCTGTACACCGACAACGGGCGTGTGCTGACAGCTGCCGGGGTCGCCTCGGGCATCGACCTGGGCCTGCACATGATCCGGCTCGACCACGGCGCCGCCGTGGCCAACGAGGTGGCGCGCAGCACCGTCGTCCCGCCCCACCGCGACGGCGGCCAGGCCCAGTACATCCGCCGTCCCGTGCCCGCGCCGGAGCGTGCCGCGACGGGTCGGGCGCGCGCCTGGGCCCTGGAACACCTGCACCTCCAGCCGGGCCTGCGGGAGATGGCCCTCCAGGAGGCCGTGAGCGTGCGTACCCTCACCCGCCGTTTCCGCGACGAGGTGGGGCTCTCGCCCGGCCAGTGGGTCGCCCGGCAGCGCCTGGACCGGGCCCGGCAGCTGCTGGAGGAGTCGGACCTGCCGGTGGACAGGGTCGCGCACGAGGCGGGTTTCGGCACGGCGGCGTCGCTGCGCCAGCACATGCACGCCGAACTGGGCGTGTCCCCCAGCGCCTACCGGCGCACCTTCCGGGGCGCACCGGACCCGGCCTGA
- a CDS encoding NAD-dependent epimerase/dehydratase family protein has translation MTTQHVLVTGGTGMTGRRVTRLLREHGADVRVGSRSGRPRFDWHEPATWDAVLEGVASVYLCYHPDLAFPGADEAVAAFASRAARSGVRRAVLLSGRGEEGAERAEHAVRGVFPDLTVLRCSVFAQDFSESFLLGPVLEGTVALPVPDVPEPFVDLDDVAEIAARALTEDGHAGELYELTGPRALTFTEATRLIGGAAGYPVACRRVPPEEFVAGAVAAGLPGEVARGLTELFGEILDGRNAEPADGVEKALGRPASDFVEYVRRAGAAGAWSRPV, from the coding sequence ATGACCACACAACACGTCCTCGTCACCGGCGGCACCGGCATGACCGGCCGCCGTGTCACCCGCCTGCTGCGCGAGCACGGCGCCGACGTCCGGGTCGGCTCCCGCTCCGGTCGGCCCCGCTTCGACTGGCACGAACCCGCCACCTGGGACGCCGTCCTGGAGGGGGTCGCCTCCGTCTACCTGTGCTACCACCCCGACCTGGCCTTTCCCGGGGCCGACGAGGCCGTCGCCGCGTTCGCCTCCCGTGCCGCCCGGAGCGGCGTCCGGCGCGCGGTGCTGCTGTCGGGCCGGGGCGAGGAGGGGGCCGAGCGCGCGGAGCACGCCGTGCGCGGCGTGTTCCCCGACCTGACCGTGCTGCGCTGCTCGGTCTTCGCGCAGGACTTCTCCGAGAGCTTCCTGCTCGGGCCGGTCCTGGAGGGCACCGTGGCCCTGCCGGTGCCGGACGTGCCCGAGCCGTTCGTGGACCTCGACGACGTCGCGGAGATCGCGGCCCGGGCGCTGACGGAGGACGGGCACGCCGGTGAGCTGTACGAGCTGACCGGGCCCCGGGCACTGACGTTCACCGAGGCCACCCGTCTGATCGGCGGGGCCGCCGGGTACCCCGTCGCCTGCCGCCGGGTCCCGCCGGAGGAGTTCGTCGCCGGGGCGGTCGCCGCGGGGCTGCCCGGGGAGGTGGCCCGGGGGCTGACCGAGCTGTTCGGCGAGATCCTGGACGGCCGCAACGCCGAGCCCGCCGACGGGGTCGAGAAGGCGCTGGGCCGCCCGGCCTCGGACTTCGTCGAGTACGTCCGCCGGGCCGGGGCCGCCGGGGCCTGGAGCCGCCCGGTGTGA
- a CDS encoding putative hydro-lyase: MTSPADLSPSQARALFRDGLRVPTSGYSAGYAQANLIALPREAAFDFLLFAQRNPRSCPVLDVTEPGRVDASVFDGDLRTDLPAYRVYRDGKLVEERTEVTDLWRDDLVAFLIGCSFTFETPLLEAGVPVRHIEAGTNVAMYATNRPCRPAGRFSGPLVVSMRPIPADRVADAVRITSRYPAVHGAPVHVGDPAALGIEDLDRPDYGDAVEVRPGEIPVFWACGVTPQAAVTASAPEFAIGHAPGHMAITDVRDSSYQVP, from the coding sequence ATGACCTCTCCGGCCGACCTCTCCCCGTCCCAGGCCCGCGCGCTGTTCCGTGACGGCCTGCGGGTCCCCACCTCCGGCTACAGCGCGGGTTACGCGCAGGCCAACCTCATCGCGCTGCCCCGCGAGGCGGCCTTCGACTTCCTGCTGTTCGCCCAGCGCAACCCCAGGTCCTGCCCGGTCCTGGACGTCACCGAGCCGGGACGGGTGGACGCCTCCGTCTTCGACGGCGACCTGCGCACGGACCTGCCCGCCTACCGGGTCTACCGCGACGGGAAGCTGGTCGAGGAGCGCACCGAGGTCACCGACCTGTGGCGCGACGACCTGGTGGCCTTCCTCATCGGGTGCAGCTTCACCTTCGAGACGCCCCTGCTGGAGGCCGGTGTGCCGGTGCGCCACATCGAGGCGGGCACCAACGTGGCCATGTACGCCACCAACCGGCCGTGCCGCCCCGCGGGCCGGTTCAGCGGTCCGCTGGTGGTGTCCATGCGGCCCATCCCCGCCGACCGGGTGGCCGACGCGGTGCGCATCACCTCGCGCTACCCGGCGGTCCACGGCGCCCCGGTGCACGTGGGCGACCCCGCCGCGCTGGGCATCGAGGACCTGGACCGGCCCGACTACGGTGACGCGGTCGAGGTGCGCCCCGGTGAGATCCCGGTCTTCTGGGCGTGCGGGGTCACCCCGCAGGCGGCCGTGACGGCCTCCGCCCCGGAGTTCGCCATCGGCCACGCCCCGGGCCACATGGCGATCACCGACGTGCGCGACTCCTCCTACCAGGTGCCCTGA
- the dctA gene encoding C4-dicarboxylate transporter DctA: MPSPGRAAAPGQSADKAPPRRRKPIYRHLYFWVLVGIALGIAVGLLFPAWAADMRWLADLFIKLVKVVIAPTIFCTVVVGIAGLGNLAKAGGLALRTLVYFTALTVLALAIGLVTVNVMRPGVGLNVSFDEADAADTIAEAEAGGTGFSGFILHMIPDSFFSAFVEGELIQVLVLAILVACALTMLGRRGEPAVRALDTMSHIMFGVIKIVMYAAPVGAFGGMAFTIGEYGGQVLSSLAYFMLSFYVTCVLFIVVVLGLVSRLAGFSLFRLVRLIRDELLIVLGTSSSESVLPRMMTKLEAAGAKKSVVGLTIPTGYSFNLDGTAIYMTMGAIFIAQATGSDISVWTQVGLLLFMLLSSKGAAGVSGAGLVTLAASLAAFGDVIPLAGIALIVGIDRFMSEGRALTNLIGNAVGTLVIARWTGGLDRERLTHTLRNPDSIDMDALMSYDKPAEGSGGAAEASGTAGGDGSEAEEARTADSDTAAGESRTADASGGGGGERHAPVGAPRG, from the coding sequence ATGCCGAGTCCCGGACGCGCCGCCGCCCCCGGGCAGAGTGCCGACAAGGCACCGCCCAGGCGCAGGAAGCCCATCTACCGTCACCTGTACTTCTGGGTGCTCGTCGGTATCGCGCTCGGCATCGCCGTCGGTCTGCTCTTCCCGGCCTGGGCCGCGGACATGCGCTGGCTGGCCGACCTGTTCATCAAGCTCGTCAAGGTCGTCATCGCCCCGACCATCTTCTGTACCGTCGTCGTGGGCATCGCCGGTCTGGGCAACCTGGCCAAGGCGGGCGGGCTGGCCCTGCGCACCCTGGTGTACTTCACCGCGCTGACCGTGCTCGCCCTGGCCATCGGCCTGGTCACCGTCAACGTCATGCGTCCGGGCGTGGGCCTGAACGTGTCCTTCGACGAGGCCGACGCCGCGGACACCATCGCCGAGGCCGAGGCGGGCGGAACCGGTTTCTCCGGCTTCATCCTCCACATGATCCCCGACTCGTTCTTCTCCGCGTTCGTGGAGGGCGAGCTGATCCAGGTCCTGGTCCTGGCCATCCTGGTCGCCTGCGCCCTGACCATGCTCGGCAGGCGCGGCGAGCCCGCCGTCCGCGCCCTGGACACGATGTCGCACATCATGTTCGGCGTCATCAAGATCGTCATGTACGCGGCGCCCGTCGGCGCCTTCGGCGGCATGGCCTTCACCATCGGCGAGTACGGCGGCCAGGTGCTCAGCAGCCTCGCCTACTTCATGCTCAGCTTCTACGTCACCTGTGTCCTGTTCATCGTCGTCGTCCTGGGGCTCGTCAGCCGCCTGGCCGGGTTCAGCCTGTTCCGCCTGGTGCGCCTGATCCGCGACGAGCTCCTCATCGTGCTGGGCACCTCCTCCAGCGAGTCGGTGCTGCCGCGCATGATGACCAAGCTGGAGGCCGCGGGCGCCAAGAAGTCCGTGGTGGGCCTGACCATCCCGACCGGGTACTCCTTCAACCTGGACGGCACCGCGATCTACATGACCATGGGCGCCATCTTCATCGCCCAGGCCACCGGTTCGGACATCTCCGTCTGGACCCAGGTCGGACTGCTGCTGTTCATGCTGCTCTCCAGCAAGGGCGCGGCGGGCGTCAGCGGTGCCGGTCTGGTGACCCTGGCCGCCTCGCTGGCCGCGTTCGGCGACGTGATCCCGCTGGCGGGCATCGCGCTCATCGTCGGCATCGACCGCTTCATGTCCGAGGGCCGCGCCCTGACCAACCTCATCGGCAACGCGGTGGGCACCCTGGTCATCGCCCGCTGGACCGGCGGCCTGGACCGCGAGCGCCTCACCCACACGCTGAGGAACCCGGACAGCATCGACATGGACGCCCTCATGAGCTACGACAAGCCCGCCGAGGGTTCCGGTGGGGCCGCGGAGGCCTCCGGCACGGCCGGGGGCGACGGCTCGGAGGCCGAGGAGGCCAGGACGGCCGACTCCGACACGGCCGCCGGGGAGTCGCGGACCGCCGACGCCTCCGGTGGGGGAGGCGGGGAGCGGCACGCCCCCGTGGGCGCACCGCGCGGCTGA
- a CDS encoding 5-oxoprolinase subunit B family protein, with the protein MRVLTCADSGVLVEVADLAEVIALRAALRARPIPGVTDVVPAARTLLLRIEPGTDPDGVAAAVTGLPLAPGTGPDSGDTVTIPVFYDGEDLDDVAELTGLTRCGVVEAHTNATWTVAFCGFAPGFGYMVGDDPRLHVPRRGEARTRVPAGSVALAGEFAGVYPRSSPGGWQLLGRTEAPIWDLDRNPPGLLRPGVRVRFTDAEAS; encoded by the coding sequence GTGCGTGTCCTGACGTGCGCGGACAGCGGTGTGCTCGTGGAGGTCGCCGACCTCGCCGAGGTGATCGCGCTGCGCGCCGCGCTCCGGGCGCGGCCGATTCCCGGGGTCACCGACGTGGTTCCGGCCGCCCGCACGCTGCTGCTGCGGATCGAACCCGGCACCGACCCCGACGGGGTCGCCGCCGCGGTCACCGGGCTGCCGCTGGCCCCCGGGACCGGACCGGACTCCGGGGACACCGTCACCATCCCGGTGTTCTACGACGGCGAGGACCTCGACGACGTCGCCGAGCTGACCGGCCTGACCAGGTGCGGGGTGGTCGAGGCGCACACGAACGCCACCTGGACGGTCGCGTTCTGCGGCTTCGCCCCCGGGTTCGGCTACATGGTCGGCGACGACCCGCGCCTGCACGTGCCCCGGCGCGGTGAGGCGCGCACCCGCGTGCCCGCCGGTTCGGTGGCCCTGGCGGGGGAGTTCGCGGGGGTGTACCCGCGCAGCTCGCCCGGCGGATGGCAGCTGCTGGGCCGCACCGAGGCCCCGATCTGGGACCTGGACCGCAACCCGCCCGGCCTGCTGCGGCCGGGGGTGCGCGTGCGCTTCACCGACGCGGAGGCCTCATGA
- a CDS encoding DUF2243 domain-containing protein: MTASAHAGARPPTAHGRNMAAGVLLGLGTVAFVDEVVFHQLLHWHHFYDLSTTGVGLVSDGLFHAFSWFATVASLLMVASLRRERRFRGLAFTAGWLTGAGSFQLYDGLVQHKLMGLHQIRYGVNLVPYDLTWNILAGTLLVAGVALWTLSRRRTRGASGADPGRA, from the coding sequence ATGACGGCATCCGCGCACGCGGGGGCGCGACCGCCGACGGCGCACGGCCGCAACATGGCCGCGGGCGTCCTGCTCGGGCTGGGCACGGTGGCGTTCGTGGACGAGGTGGTCTTCCACCAGCTGCTGCACTGGCACCACTTCTACGACCTCTCGACCACCGGCGTCGGCCTGGTGTCGGACGGGCTGTTCCACGCCTTCAGCTGGTTCGCCACGGTGGCCTCCCTGCTCATGGTGGCCTCCCTGCGCCGGGAACGCCGCTTCCGGGGGCTGGCCTTCACGGCGGGCTGGCTGACCGGGGCGGGGTCCTTCCAGCTCTACGACGGGCTGGTCCAGCACAAACTCATGGGCCTGCACCAGATCCGCTACGGCGTGAACCTGGTGCCCTACGACCTGACCTGGAACATCCTCGCCGGGACACTGCTGGTCGCGGGCGTCGCGCTGTGGACCCTGTCCCGGAGGCGGACACGCGGGGCGTCGGGTGCCGATCCCGGGCGGGCCTGA
- a CDS encoding YciE/YciF ferroxidase family protein, translated as MNSREQLIAWLNDAYSMEKSLEETLERHAKDAEKDPEVHARITRHIEETRQQAETVKGCIESLGGSVSKVKSALAGMMGSVQGMANKPAGDTMVKNALSDYAAEHFEIASYRALIEGARALGEEQIALKLTAILHQEEDMARFLEQKLPGAVRTALADAER; from the coding sequence GTGAACAGCCGCGAGCAGCTCATCGCCTGGCTCAACGACGCCTACTCGATGGAGAAGTCCCTCGAGGAGACGCTGGAGAGGCACGCCAAGGACGCGGAGAAGGACCCCGAGGTCCACGCCCGTATCACGCGGCACATCGAGGAGACCCGTCAGCAGGCCGAGACGGTCAAGGGATGTATCGAGTCCCTGGGCGGCAGCGTGTCCAAGGTCAAGAGCGCCCTGGCCGGAATGATGGGTTCCGTGCAGGGCATGGCCAACAAGCCCGCGGGCGACACCATGGTCAAGAACGCCCTCTCCGACTACGCCGCCGAGCACTTCGAGATCGCCTCCTACCGGGCGCTGATCGAGGGCGCCCGCGCGCTCGGCGAGGAGCAGATCGCCCTCAAGCTGACCGCCATCCTCCACCAGGAGGAGGACATGGCCCGCTTCCTGGAGCAGAAGCTCCCGGGCGCGGTGCGCACCGCGCTGGCCGACGCCGAGCGCTGA
- a CDS encoding vWA domain-containing protein, producing the protein MHLSALSDFDAVPRDTEDAVSVLVDITAPEREEETERPPATLQVVLDRSGSMGGGRLDGAVRALLSLVERLAPSDNFGLVSFNDQARVEVPCGPLEDKARVRRLISGLHASGGTDLSSGLLRGVQEARRAGADRGGTLLLISDGHANQGVTDHDLLRQVAADAYAHGVTTTSLGYGLGYDEELLGAVADGGAGSALFAEDPDTAGGLIAREAEYLLAKTAQAVSLRVPSGPLLRSVSVVGEMPSHRLADGSVVVELGDFHSGERRRLLLRLEVRGLSAPGAVAALEVAYADPATLDTRTVSLSVELDVVARDAADERVPRPEVRAEEVLQRAQTAKRRASEAMRRGDRFGAAGLLEEARTDLAGHMPAAPAGAGAAAPPPEVLAQMEELRRMAGMSRTGDASRVSKSLYASQAGYSRKSGRQRPGAAQDGGERAGGDGDRAEEDRTGGNGSRDGAAGPGQGSGPEVRGGPGRGSGRGRRGRLIRGQQTDGGRPTPDEVAPPPRES; encoded by the coding sequence ATGCACCTGTCAGCGCTGTCGGACTTCGACGCCGTCCCCCGGGACACCGAAGACGCCGTGTCCGTCCTGGTCGACATCACCGCCCCCGAACGCGAGGAGGAGACCGAACGCCCGCCCGCGACCCTCCAGGTCGTGCTGGACCGCAGCGGGTCCATGGGCGGAGGACGCCTGGACGGCGCGGTGCGCGCGCTGCTCTCCCTGGTGGAGCGGCTCGCGCCCTCCGACAACTTCGGACTCGTGTCCTTCAACGACCAGGCCCGGGTCGAGGTGCCCTGCGGGCCGTTGGAGGACAAGGCGCGGGTGCGCCGCCTGATCTCCGGGCTGCACGCGTCGGGCGGCACCGACCTGTCCAGCGGACTGCTGCGCGGCGTGCAGGAGGCCCGCCGCGCCGGAGCCGACAGGGGCGGCACCCTGCTGCTGATCTCCGACGGCCACGCCAACCAGGGCGTCACCGACCACGACCTGCTCCGACAGGTGGCGGCCGACGCCTACGCCCACGGGGTCACCACCACGTCCCTGGGGTACGGCCTGGGCTACGACGAGGAGCTGCTGGGCGCGGTGGCCGACGGCGGCGCGGGCAGCGCCCTGTTCGCCGAGGACCCCGACACCGCGGGCGGCCTCATCGCCCGGGAGGCCGAGTACCTGCTGGCCAAGACGGCCCAGGCCGTGTCCCTGCGGGTTCCGTCCGGCCCGCTCCTGCGCTCCGTCTCCGTGGTGGGCGAGATGCCCTCCCACCGGCTCGCGGACGGATCGGTGGTGGTCGAACTGGGCGACTTCCACTCCGGGGAGCGGCGCCGCCTGCTGCTGCGCCTGGAGGTCCGCGGGCTGTCCGCGCCGGGCGCCGTCGCCGCGCTGGAGGTCGCCTACGCCGACCCGGCCACGCTGGACACCCGCACCGTGTCCCTTTCCGTCGAACTCGACGTGGTCGCGCGGGACGCGGCCGACGAGCGGGTGCCCCGGCCCGAGGTGCGCGCGGAGGAGGTCCTGCAGCGGGCGCAGACCGCCAAGAGGAGGGCCAGCGAGGCCATGCGGCGGGGCGACCGCTTCGGCGCCGCGGGTCTGCTGGAGGAGGCGCGGACGGACCTGGCCGGCCACATGCCGGCGGCGCCCGCCGGGGCGGGTGCGGCGGCTCCGCCGCCGGAGGTGCTCGCGCAGATGGAGGAACTGCGGCGAATGGCGGGGATGTCCCGGACCGGCGACGCCTCCCGGGTCTCCAAGTCGCTGTACGCGAGCCAGGCGGGTTACTCGCGCAAGAGCGGCCGTCAGCGTCCGGGGGCCGCGCAGGACGGCGGGGAGCGGGCCGGAGGGGACGGGGACCGGGCGGAGGAGGACCGGACCGGCGGCAACGGGAGCCGGGACGGTGCCGCCGGTCCCGGTCAGGGCTCCGGCCCCGAGGTCAGGGGCGGCCCCGGCCGGGGCTCCGGTCGCGGTCGCCGCGGTCGCCTCATCCGGGGCCAGCAGACCGACGGCGGACGACCCACCCCCGACGAAGTCGCTCCTCCCCCGCGGGAGTCCTGA
- a CDS encoding MFS transporter produces the protein MAENTASAQEPARTPFHRAWLVALVACLTIVAAAAFAAMPGVLTDPLHAEYGWSRGAIGAAASVNMLVYGLIAPFAAALMDRFGVRGVALAALGAVVAGAGLTLVMTTAWQLTLYWGLLVGAGTGSLAMTFAATVADNWFVRRRGLVIGALTGASAFGQLVFLPALAWIVDHRGWRPAIVTLVLTAGVMIVLVALVLRNHPADLGQRPYGSPVFVDRPRADRGAARRTVRVLSSSVRSRRFWLLGGAFAMCGATTNGIMWTHFVPAAQDQGMAVTVAAALVSAIGVFSLVGTVLSGWLTDRVDPRLLLVAYYAGRGVLLAALPALLGPDAGAAMAAFVVVFGLLDVATVPPTILLCRRLFGADGAIVFGWVNAVHQVGAGSMAVFGGFVRDVGGSYGPVWLTGAALCAVAAMLALRVPRGTGSDLADEGSGGARDHERRRV, from the coding sequence ATGGCCGAGAACACCGCTTCCGCGCAAGAGCCCGCACGCACCCCGTTCCACCGCGCGTGGCTGGTCGCCCTCGTCGCGTGCCTGACCATCGTCGCCGCGGCGGCCTTCGCCGCGATGCCCGGAGTCCTGACCGATCCCCTGCACGCCGAGTACGGGTGGTCCCGCGGGGCGATCGGTGCGGCGGCCTCGGTCAACATGCTCGTCTACGGCCTGATCGCCCCCTTCGCCGCGGCGCTGATGGACCGGTTCGGTGTCCGCGGGGTCGCCCTGGCGGCCCTGGGCGCCGTCGTGGCGGGGGCCGGACTGACCCTCGTCATGACCACCGCCTGGCAGCTGACCCTCTACTGGGGGCTGCTCGTCGGCGCGGGCACGGGGTCACTGGCGATGACGTTCGCCGCCACGGTGGCCGACAACTGGTTCGTCCGACGCCGTGGGCTGGTCATCGGCGCCCTGACCGGGGCCAGCGCCTTCGGCCAGCTGGTGTTCCTCCCCGCGCTGGCTTGGATCGTGGACCACCGCGGATGGCGTCCGGCCATCGTGACCCTGGTGCTGACGGCGGGCGTCATGATCGTCCTCGTCGCCCTGGTGCTGCGGAACCACCCGGCCGACCTGGGACAGCGCCCCTACGGTTCCCCGGTCTTCGTGGACAGGCCCCGAGCGGACCGGGGCGCGGCGCGCCGGACCGTGCGGGTCCTGTCCTCCTCGGTGCGCAGTCGCCGGTTCTGGCTCCTGGGCGGAGCGTTCGCGATGTGCGGCGCGACCACCAACGGCATCATGTGGACCCATTTCGTACCCGCCGCCCAGGACCAGGGGATGGCCGTTACGGTCGCGGCGGCGCTGGTGTCGGCGATCGGCGTCTTCTCCCTGGTGGGGACGGTCCTGTCCGGATGGCTCACCGACCGGGTGGACCCGCGCCTGCTCCTGGTCGCCTACTACGCGGGTCGGGGCGTGCTCCTGGCCGCGCTGCCCGCGCTGCTGGGGCCGGACGCCGGAGCGGCGATGGCGGCCTTCGTCGTGGTGTTCGGCCTGCTCGACGTCGCGACGGTGCCCCCGACCATCCTGCTGTGCCGCCGGCTCTTCGGCGCAGACGGGGCCATCGTCTTCGGGTGGGTCAACGCCGTCCACCAGGTCGGCGCGGGGTCCATGGCGGTCTTCGGCGGCTTCGTCCGCGACGTGGGCGGAAGCTACGGGCCGGTGTGGCTGACGGGCGCCGCCCTGTGCGCCGTCGCCGCGATGCTGGCCCTCAGGGTGCCGCGCGGCACGGGCTCCGACCTCGCGGACGAGGGGTCCGGAGGGGCCCGTGACCACGAGCGCAGGAGGGTGTGA
- a CDS encoding cytochrome c oxidase assembly protein, whose product MDHRGHEPATAVPGLLAPGAWAVLALVCAALAVYAVAALLPSRRGGAWPWIRVLAWAAGCAAVGAALVGPLAERAHHDFAAHMAGHVLLGMLGPLLLVLAAPATLALRTLPLDAARTLSRVLRSAPAAFATHPVVAGLLSVGGLWALYRTGLYAATHTDPLLHALVHAHVLAAGCLFTFAVLGGPDPAPHRLPPPWRAAALVAAVAAHNVLAKSLYAVPPPGVPAEQAHAGAQLMYYAGAPVEIALIFLVCRPWLLPRPRPEAGRGRLRTPAGEERLRRGWVVRRRSAGPG is encoded by the coding sequence GTGGACCACCGCGGGCACGAACCCGCCACCGCGGTCCCCGGCCTCCTCGCTCCCGGCGCGTGGGCCGTCCTGGCACTGGTGTGCGCGGCCCTGGCGGTCTACGCGGTCGCGGCGCTCCTGCCGAGCCGCCGGGGCGGGGCCTGGCCCTGGATCCGCGTCCTGGCCTGGGCGGCGGGATGCGCGGCCGTGGGGGCGGCCCTGGTCGGCCCCCTGGCCGAGCGGGCCCACCACGACTTCGCCGCCCACATGGCGGGGCACGTCCTGCTGGGCATGCTGGGCCCGCTCCTGCTGGTCCTGGCGGCACCGGCCACTCTGGCCCTGCGGACCCTGCCGCTGGACGCCGCGCGCACCCTCTCCCGGGTTCTGCGGTCGGCGCCCGCCGCGTTCGCGACCCATCCGGTCGTCGCGGGCCTGCTCAGCGTCGGAGGCCTGTGGGCGCTGTACCGCACCGGCCTGTACGCCGCGACGCACACCGACCCGCTCCTGCACGCCCTGGTACACGCCCACGTGCTGGCCGCCGGATGCCTGTTCACCTTCGCGGTGCTGGGCGGACCCGACCCCGCGCCGCACCGGCTCCCTCCGCCGTGGCGGGCCGCCGCCCTGGTCGCGGCCGTCGCCGCGCACAACGTCCTGGCCAAGTCCCTCTACGCGGTGCCGCCTCCGGGGGTGCCCGCCGAACAGGCCCATGCCGGAGCCCAGCTCATGTACTACGCCGGTGCGCCGGTGGAGATCGCGTTGATCTTCCTGGTGTGCCGTCCCTGGCTGCTTCCCCGGCCGCGTCCGGAAGCCGGGCGGGGCCGCCTCAGGACTCCCGCGGGGGAGGAGCGACTTCGTCGGGGGTGGGTCGTCCGCCGTCGGTCTGCTGGCCCCGGATGA
- a CDS encoding 5-oxoprolinase subunit C family protein, which translates to MAGRGAASEPGEGAAARTPAAARGRSALEVVATGPMTTVQDAGRFGHADLGVGRSGAADAHSYALANRLLANPAGAAALEATLGGLRVRARGPVTVAVTGAETPLRVDGRGAAANTVLHLPDGAELTMGVPDRGLRSYLGVRGGVDVPPVLGSRSTDVLAGLGPDLPVPGALLPVGPAPADFPNADHAPVPPVGGPEEVLRVVLGPREDWFTEEAVRTLLSSAYEVTPRSDRVGARLSGPVLERARSGELPSEGMVAGSLQIPPGGEPVLFLADHPVTGGYPVVAVVCSADLPRAAQARPGTRLRFTL; encoded by the coding sequence GTGGCGGGTCGGGGAGCGGCGTCGGAACCGGGCGAGGGGGCCGCGGCGCGCACCCCGGCCGCCGCCAGGGGGCGTTCGGCCCTGGAGGTCGTGGCCACCGGACCCATGACCACGGTCCAGGACGCGGGCCGCTTCGGCCACGCCGACCTGGGCGTGGGCCGCTCCGGCGCGGCCGACGCCCACTCCTACGCCCTGGCCAACCGCCTGCTCGCCAACCCCGCGGGGGCCGCCGCCCTGGAGGCCACCCTGGGCGGGCTGCGCGTGCGGGCCCGCGGGCCGGTGACCGTCGCCGTCACCGGGGCCGAAACCCCGCTGCGGGTGGACGGGCGGGGCGCCGCCGCCAACACGGTGCTGCACCTGCCCGACGGCGCGGAGCTGACCATGGGCGTGCCCGACCGCGGACTCCGCTCCTACCTGGGCGTACGCGGCGGGGTTGACGTCCCGCCGGTCCTGGGTTCGCGCAGCACCGACGTCCTGGCCGGGCTGGGCCCCGACCTGCCCGTGCCCGGGGCGCTGCTGCCGGTCGGCCCCGCGCCCGCGGACTTCCCGAACGCGGACCACGCCCCCGTGCCGCCCGTCGGCGGACCCGAGGAGGTCCTGCGGGTGGTCCTGGGCCCGCGCGAGGACTGGTTCACCGAGGAGGCCGTCCGCACGCTGCTGTCGTCCGCCTACGAGGTCACCCCGCGCAGCGACAGGGTCGGCGCCCGCCTGTCCGGCCCCGTTCTGGAACGCGCCCGCTCCGGCGAGCTGCCCAGCGAGGGCATGGTCGCGGGGTCGCTCCAGATCCCGCCGGGCGGGGAGCCCGTGCTGTTCCTGGCCGACCACCCCGTGACCGGCGGCTACCCGGTGGTGGCCGTCGTGTGTTCGGCGGACCTGCCCAGGGCGGCCCAGGCACGCCCCGGCACCCGCCTGCGCTTCACCCTCTGA